The Roseomonas haemaphysalidis genome segment TATTCCACGAAGGCGGCCTGCAGGCTGGGCTCCACCCGCACCACCTTGGCGAGGTAGATGTTGCCCTTCAGGGGCTTCTTGTGCTCGGTCTCGACATCGAATTCCTCGAGCCGGTTGCCGTCCAGCACCACCACGCGGGTTTCTTCCGGGTGGGATGCATCGATCAGCATGCGCTTGGTCATGAACCGGGATGCTCCGTGCCGCCGGCGCTCTCAGGCGCGGGGCGGCAGCAATAGGTGGGCAGGCCCGAGAAGGCGGGATGGACGCGGCGGCGCGGCGATAGGCGGCCCATGCTGCGCGATCCGACCTCTCTCTCGGCGGGCCGGCGCCCCTGACACGGGGGCGGCCCTGTTGTCGCGCGCCAGGCGCGAACCCCGCGCGCGACCTGGGCGGCCGCAAGGCGGCACCGGCAGGCGCGGGCGGGCCGGCGGACAGGCGCGACGCGGGCGGCGGGCCACGCATGGCCTGGGCCGCCCCGCCACACCGCTGTGCGACAACCGGTGGAGGCAAGGGCGACGCCACCCGGGCACAACAGGAAACGGCCCCGCGCGATGGGGGACAGCCTGGCACCCGGGGCATCCTTTGCAACCGCTGCCGGCGCCACCCGGCGCCCGCCAAAGCGGGGCAGCCATCGGTGGCCGGCGGGCGGTGACACCCGGTAAAACCTCCACCAGCGGCACTGACCGCCGGGGCAATGCACCATAGGCGTCGCGTTCCGCTTGCACAAGGCGCAGTCACATTCACATGTTACATTCGGTAAACCCATGATCCCGCTGTAATACCGTATAGGCTGCGGCCACACGGCCCTGTCGGGGGGCAGCGCCGTGCCGTGGCCGCCCGCCCCCGGCGGGCTGCCGAGACTTGTGGGGGAAACACGCCATGCCCGATCCGTCCAGCCGCCGCCGGCTGCTGCAACTCGCCTTCGGTCTCGCCGCCGCCGGCCTTTCTTCGCCCGCCCTGGCCCAGACCCGCCGCCGCGCCGCGCCGCTGCCCCTGGTGGTGCTGGACCCCGGCCACGGCGGCAAGGACCCCGGTACCATCGGCGTGACCGGCACGCATGAAAAGCGCATCACCCTGGCCGCCGCCACCGAGCTGAAGCGCGTGCTGGAACGCACCGGCCGCTGCCGCGTGGCCATGACCCGCTCCCGCGACGCCTTTATCCCGCTGGATGGCCGGGTGGAATTCGCCCGCAAGCGTGACGCCGCACTGTTCGTGTCGCTGCACGCGGACAGCGCCCCCGGCGCCCGCGGCGCCAGCGTCTATACCCTGTCCGACCGCGCTTCCGACTCGCTGTCGGCAGGCCTCGCCAAGCGGGAAAACCAGGCGGACCTGCGCGGCGGCCTGCGCCTGCCGCCCGTGTCGCCGGAAGTGGAGCGCATCCTGTTCAGCCTGGTGCGCCAGGAAACCCGCGCCGGGTCTGACCGCATGGCCAGCTCCGTGGTGCGCGCCCTGGGCGGCGAGGTGCCCCTGCTGCCCAACACCCACCGCCAGGCCGCCTTCGCCGTGCTGAAGGCCCCCGAGATTCCCAGCGTACTGGTGGAAATGGGCTTTCTGTCCGACCGGCGGGACGAGGCGGCGCTGAAGCAGCCGGCCCACCGCGCCAAGGTGGCGCGGGCGCTGGCGCAAGGGATTCACGGGTGGCTGGCGCGGGCGTGATGGCGATGGTGGCCAGGGGCGCTGCTCCTGGACCCCGCCGGGGTGGCTGAGCCACCCCGGACCCCGGCTTCTGAAAGCAGTTTCGGGCTTTCGCGATGAAGCGCGGTGCCTGCTGCCTTTTTCTTAAAATAAAGGCCACTCGCGCTGAACAGACAGCCTCCGGGGGTCATCGACCCCCGGAGCAAGATACAAAACAGATGTCGGGGTCCGGGGTGGTTCAACCACCCCGGCGGGGGTCCAGGGGGCGGCGCCCCCTGGCCTGTCCCCTCAGTTGCCTTCCGCCGGCACGCCCACGGCGCTGCGCCCGTGGCAATGCTTGAACTTCTTGCCCGACCCGCAGGGGCAGGCGGCGTTGCGTGGCGTGCGGTACCAGGTGGAGGGATCGGCCGGGTCCACCCCTTCCACCTCGCGCGCCAGGGCGGCGGGGGGCGGGGCGGCGCCGGCATGGTCCCAGCCGCCTTCGGCGCCGGCGGTGGCCATGGTGGTGGCGTCGGCATAGCCCGGGTCGGGGTGGCGCATGTCGGTCACGCGCACCGGCTCGGGCGCCATGGGCAGGGCGTTGGGCTGCAGCTCGATGCGCATCAGCAGCGAGGTGAGACGCTCGCGCATCTCGTCCAGCAGGCCGTTGAACAGGTTGAAGGCTTCGCTCTTGTACTCGTTCAGCGGGTCGCGCTGCGCAAAGGCGCGCAGCCCGATGCCCTGGCGCAAGTGGTCCAGGTTAAGCAGGTGCTCCTTCCACACGGCGTCGAACACCTGCAGGAGCAGCGACTTCTCGACCATGCGCATCAGGTCGGGGCCGATGTTGGCGGCGCGCGTCGCGGCGGCCTGGTCGGCGGCGGTTTGCAGCCGCTCGCGCACCTGCACCTCGTCGATGCCTTCCTCGCGCGCCCAGTCGGCCACCGGCAGGTCGAGGCCGAGCACCTCGCGCACGGAGCGGTCCAGCCCTTCCAGGTCCCACTGGTCGGGATAGGCGTTCTCGGGGATGGCGCGGGCGACGATGGCGTCCACCGTTTCGCGGCGCATCTCCTCCACGGTCTCGGACACGTCCTGCGCCTGCATGTAGGCCCGCCGCTGGGCGTAGACCTCCTTGCGCTGGTCGTTCATCACGTCGTCGTACTTGAGCAGGTTCTTGCGCGTGTCGAAGTTCCGCGCCTCGACCTTCTTCTGTGCCTTTTCCAGCGCCCGGTTGATCCAGGGGTGGATGATGGCCTCGCCTTCCTTGAGGCCGAGCTTCTCCAGCATCCCGCCCATGCGGTCGGAGCCGAAGATGCGCATCAGGTCGTCTTCCAGGCTCAGGAAGAAGCGGCTGGCGCCGGGGTCGCCCTGGCGGCCGGAGCGGCCGCGCAGCTGGTTGTCGATGCGCCGGCTCTCGTGCCGCTCGGTGCCGATCACGAACAGGCCGCCGGCTTCCTTGACCGCCGCTTCCTTGGCCTTGATGCTGGCGCGCACCTCGGCGAGGTGGGCGTCCCACTCGGGGCTGTACTTCTCGCCCGTGAAGCTCTGCTCGGCCAGCATCTCGGCGTTGCCGCCGAGTTTGATGTCGGTGCCGCGGCCGGCCATGTTGGTGGCGATGGTGACCGAGCCGGGGGCGCCGGCCTGGGACACGATGCCCGCCTCCTGCTCATGGTAGCGGGCGTTCAGGACCGCGTGCGGCACGCCCTGCTTCTTCAGCAGCTCCGAGATCAGCTCGGACTTCTCGATGGAGGTGGTGCCGACCAGCACGGGCTGGTTGCGCGCCTGCGCCTCCTTCACCAGCACCGCCACGGCCTCGTACTTCTCGCGCGCCGAGCGGTAGACCTCGTCGTCGCTGTCCTTGCGGATGACGGGGACGTTGGTCGGGATCTCGACCACTTCCAGCTTGTAGATCTCGGCGAACTCGTCCGCCTCGGTCGCCGCCGTGCCGGTCATGCCGGACAGCTTCGGATACATGCGGAAGTAGTTCTGGAAGGTGATGGAGGCGAGCGTCTGGTTCTCCGGCTGGACCTCGACGCCTTCCTTGGCTTCCAGCGCCTGATGCAGGCCGTCCGAGTAGCGGCGGCCTTCCATCATGCGGCCGGTGAACTCGTCGATGATGACGAGCTTGCCTTCGCGGTTGACGATGTAGTCCACGTCGCGGGCAAACAGCACATGCGCCCGCAGCGCCTGGTTGACGTGGTGGACGAGCGAGATGTTGTGGCTGTCGTAGAGGTTGCCCTCAGTCAGCAGCCCGGCCTCGCGCAGCATCTGCTCGACCGCCTCGGTCCCCGCCTCGGTCAGGGCGGCGGAGCGCTGCTTCTCGTCCTTCTCATAGGTCTCCTTGTCCTGCACCAGCGCCTTCACCGCCACGTCGACGTTGCGGTACAGGTCGGAGCTGTCGTCGGACGGGCCGGAGATGATCAGCGGCGTGCGGGCCTCATCCACCAGGATGCTGTCCACCTCGTCGACGATGGCGTAGGCGAAGTCGCGCTGGACCATCTCGTCCAGCCGGTACTTCATGTTGTCGCGCAGGTAGTCGAAGCCGAATTCGTTGTTGGTGCCGTAGGTGACGTCGGCGGCGTAAGCCGCGCGGCGCTCGTCATCGGTCAGGCCGTGCACCACGCAGCCGGTGGTCAGGCCCAGCCAGCCATAAAGGCGGCCCATCTGCTCGCTGTCACGCGCCGCCAGGTAGTCGTTGACGGTGACCACATGCACGCCCTTGGCCGGCAGGGCGTTGAGGTAGACCGCCAGCGTGGCCACCAGCGTCTTGCCCTCGCCGGTCTTCATCTCGGCGATGCGGCCGGAATGCAGCACCTGGCCGCCGATCATCTGCACGTCGAAATGCCGCATGCCGAGCACGCGCTTGGAGGCCTCGCGCACCGTCGCGAAGGCCTCGGGCAGAATGTCGTCCAGCGTCTCGCCTTTGGCCAGCCGCTCGCGGAAGCGGAGGGTCTGGGCCTGCAGCTCCTCGTCCGGCATCGCCGCCAGCTTCGGCTCGAAGCCGGCGATGGCGGGCAGGCGGGCGCTGAACTGCTTCAGCACGCGGTCATTGGCGGTGCCGAAGACGGCGCGGGCAAGGCGGGCGAACATCTGTCTCAGTCTCTCCGAGGGCCCCTGCCCCGCGCCAGGGCTCGGCGCGGCGCGACCCACGGGGCGCGTGGGGGCGGGTGGCAGTCTCTGTCACGCGCACAGATAGGCTTGGGACCCGCCAGGGTCAACGAAGCGCGGTGGCAGGGCCGGGGGTATCGACTTTTCTCCCGAATTAGGAATTCATTCTAGACAGGCGGTGGCCTGTGACCTTTGTCCCTGCCACGGAAGCAAGCCTGAAGCGCGCCATGCGTGACCCGCGCTCCTGGCAAAGCGGGCATCCCGAGAGGAGTGCATACAGCGCCTGGGTCAGCGACGGCTGGCAGGCGCTGGGAAAGGCCTCGTCCGGCGGCCGCACCGCCGAGGGGCTGGTGTTCGTGCGGGCCTATGACCGCACCCGCAACGGCCATGCCGAGCATGTCTCGGCGCGTACGCGCAGCGCGCCGCCGGGGCGGGTGGTGGAGGACATGCCCGGCACGACGCCGGGGGTTGCGGCGCACCGGAGTATCAGTTCCGGCTACGAGCAGCATGCCATGCTGAACATGTACCCCGTTTCTGGGATTCTCCCGAATCCGGACCGGATGCTCGGCGCTGGCGTCGGTGGCGGCCGCATCATGAGGCCACCCTTGCCGGTCCTGCGGCCCACCGCACGCCCCCAATGGACGCCCAGCGCCGGCCTTCGCCCGCGCGGCGGCCTGGGGCCACGAAGCTGGCACAACCAGATTTCGGAACAGCCGGGTGAGGCGGAGGCAGCCGGTGAGGAGCGGGGTGCGTCGGCGCCTGCGGAGCCGCTGCTGCCCTCACCGCCGACGGTCGAGGAACTGGCGGCACAGACGCCGCGAATGCCGCGCCGGGGCCGGAGCAGGAACTCGGCCACTGAGCATACGCCGCAATACGAACGAGGCGGCGGGACGGCCCAGCGCGACGCCGACCTCCAGGCACTACGACCCGGCGCCGGGAAGCCCGATCCTAATGATCCGAGCGTGATGTCCCATCCGCTGCCTGATGGGCGGACAGCGGTGACGCGCGTTGCGACCAAGAACCGAGGGGAAATAACTTTGGAGATCCAGGATCACGCTGCTTATGACGCTGGCCGAATTCCAGCAAAGGCAACACACAAGTTCCGTTATGGAGTGACGCCGTGATGACCCAACTCCCCAGCTATCGTCATGAGGAAGATGTGCCCAGCGACGTCTCGCGCGCCGGGGATACGGAGGAGGAGCGCCGCCTGGGACAGTTGGCTTGGGAAATGGTGAAAATTTGGATGGCACCACCCCCGCATGACGGGGTGAACACCGACTTTTCAACGGCGTGGCTGCGCTTCTCGGGTTGGCAGGTGGCACACACCCGAGCGCCCCTGACAGTCGATGAATACACCAGATTCCTCGCGGCCGTGGCCGCACGGGGCCACCGGCAACTTCTGATGACCTTTGTCTCACCGAATCATCCGGGAGAACTGACGGCCGTCTGGCGTCTTCCGCTTCAGGAGCGTGTGATCGGAACCATGTTGCGATATTCCCCGACCATGATTTTCACTCCAGAACGGGATTTCGCCCTCCTGATCGATGGTGAGGATATCGCGACCCTCGCCGGGCCACCGGCCTTCCTGCGTGCCGCCCTGGGCGACCTCGGGGAGGTTGAGCGCACCTTCATTGAGGAGGTGGTGGAGGAATACGAGGAATCGGAGAAGGGCCGCGTGTTCATCCAGGCCTTCCGCGCGCGCTACGCGGAATTCCAGGCCCGATGAGGCAGGGCGTCTGCTTGCAGGCGGCCGGGTTCGAGCGCCACGACCGCCCCTTCCTGGCCTGACGGCGCGCCCGCGCCACGGGCAGGCCCGAAAACAGGCGAAAGAAGGAGGGGGCTCGGGGGAGTTCGCTCGCTGGCCTTTCTCTCTCGCCCGCCCTGCGCCATCTTGCGCCCTCCCCCGCCGGGAAGGCACATCGGTTCCATGCGTTCAACCACCCTCCTCCTCCCCCTGCTGCTCGCGGCAGCCCCCGTGCTGGCCCAGGCCCCCGCGCCCGCGCAGCCCCCGGCCGCTGCGGCGCCGGCCCCGGCTGCTCCGGCCCCCGGGGGCACCGCCGCCACGCCCGCCGCCGAC includes the following:
- a CDS encoding N-acetylmuramoyl-L-alanine amidase family protein; protein product: MPDPSSRRRLLQLAFGLAAAGLSSPALAQTRRRAAPLPLVVLDPGHGGKDPGTIGVTGTHEKRITLAAATELKRVLERTGRCRVAMTRSRDAFIPLDGRVEFARKRDAALFVSLHADSAPGARGASVYTLSDRASDSLSAGLAKRENQADLRGGLRLPPVSPEVERILFSLVRQETRAGSDRMASSVVRALGGEVPLLPNTHRQAAFAVLKAPEIPSVLVEMGFLSDRRDEAALKQPAHRAKVARALAQGIHGWLARA
- the secA gene encoding preprotein translocase subunit SecA, translated to MFARLARAVFGTANDRVLKQFSARLPAIAGFEPKLAAMPDEELQAQTLRFRERLAKGETLDDILPEAFATVREASKRVLGMRHFDVQMIGGQVLHSGRIAEMKTGEGKTLVATLAVYLNALPAKGVHVVTVNDYLAARDSEQMGRLYGWLGLTTGCVVHGLTDDERRAAYAADVTYGTNNEFGFDYLRDNMKYRLDEMVQRDFAYAIVDEVDSILVDEARTPLIISGPSDDSSDLYRNVDVAVKALVQDKETYEKDEKQRSAALTEAGTEAVEQMLREAGLLTEGNLYDSHNISLVHHVNQALRAHVLFARDVDYIVNREGKLVIIDEFTGRMMEGRRYSDGLHQALEAKEGVEVQPENQTLASITFQNYFRMYPKLSGMTGTAATEADEFAEIYKLEVVEIPTNVPVIRKDSDDEVYRSAREKYEAVAVLVKEAQARNQPVLVGTTSIEKSELISELLKKQGVPHAVLNARYHEQEAGIVSQAGAPGSVTIATNMAGRGTDIKLGGNAEMLAEQSFTGEKYSPEWDAHLAEVRASIKAKEAAVKEAGGLFVIGTERHESRRIDNQLRGRSGRQGDPGASRFFLSLEDDLMRIFGSDRMGGMLEKLGLKEGEAIIHPWINRALEKAQKKVEARNFDTRKNLLKYDDVMNDQRKEVYAQRRAYMQAQDVSETVEEMRRETVDAIVARAIPENAYPDQWDLEGLDRSVREVLGLDLPVADWAREEGIDEVQVRERLQTAADQAAATRAANIGPDLMRMVEKSLLLQVFDAVWKEHLLNLDHLRQGIGLRAFAQRDPLNEYKSEAFNLFNGLLDEMRERLTSLLMRIELQPNALPMAPEPVRVTDMRHPDPGYADATTMATAGAEGGWDHAGAAPPPAALAREVEGVDPADPSTWYRTPRNAACPCGSGKKFKHCHGRSAVGVPAEGN